From the Candidatus Omnitrophota bacterium genome, one window contains:
- a CDS encoding PAS domain S-box protein: MRLNAFNFRKISLQSKIFAAITLLVIVACISIIAAVKNLLPPALIEASKGMGVLTAQRLAERSLDDILTDDYGEIHRRINEEKERDENFEYIFMMDDSFDVIAHSFSGGFPLALKDAHAVEAHQDSAIRILDTGLGRIYDIAVPVKLNGDTLGYVRVGLSDKHIHELSDSTIGAILWIGISTVLLASYLSFLLAGGIVRPVETMHRISEDIMMGDFSGQIKTPPVPCAELKNCDKKDCPAYAENHLPCWCVSGTLCEPVIGKDYSQKIEYCRTCPVYKKYSGDAVQQLAETFNLLSHGLNEKFNELRESAEMHRLLFEVSGEAIMTLESPSWKFTSGNPSAIKLFGVEDEKMFISYAPWEYSPEYQPDGQLSMDKAKKMINKALKEGYNFFEWTHKKLNGPDFYATVSLTRAIVGERIFLQAVVKDITERRKALDALKDKEKKLRYALEVKSRFSAMVSHEMRTPLAAIKESLNLISAGVELTAEQKQLMRIAARNANRLHRLISDVLEFSQLEAGRIKFNFSKNSLYKALEDAEASYKSAYAAKGIYLKTDFSGDLGDFIYDYDKIIEVVLNLLGNALKSTAEGGVVLSASGFSEGGKQMARVSVKDSGCGLRKKDFEVIFDQYVKQPGGSYNKPGGTGLGLSISKEIVLAHGGWIWAESAGQGKGTEIIFTLPKSGPVG; encoded by the coding sequence ATGAGATTGAATGCTTTTAATTTCAGGAAAATAAGCCTTCAGTCCAAGATTTTCGCGGCCATAACCTTGCTGGTGATCGTCGCCTGTATTTCTATAATCGCGGCGGTAAAGAATTTGCTGCCGCCGGCGCTGATTGAGGCGAGCAAAGGGATGGGCGTTCTGACGGCGCAGCGCCTTGCGGAGCGCTCCCTGGACGACATCTTAACAGACGACTATGGCGAAATCCATCGCCGGATAAATGAGGAAAAGGAACGGGATGAGAACTTTGAATATATTTTCATGATGGATGATTCTTTTGATGTGATAGCTCACAGCTTTTCCGGCGGTTTTCCCCTGGCGCTGAAAGACGCCCACGCCGTTGAAGCGCATCAGGACAGCGCCATACGGATTCTGGACACAGGGCTGGGGCGTATATATGATATTGCCGTGCCCGTAAAGCTGAACGGCGATACTCTGGGTTATGTGAGAGTGGGTTTATCCGATAAACATATCCATGAACTGAGCGACAGCACGATAGGCGCTATTCTGTGGATAGGCATTTCTACAGTGCTCCTGGCGTCTTATCTGAGTTTTCTTCTGGCCGGTGGAATAGTCCGGCCCGTTGAAACCATGCACCGCATCAGCGAAGACATAATGATGGGCGATTTTTCAGGGCAGATAAAAACGCCCCCCGTGCCCTGCGCTGAATTGAAAAACTGCGATAAGAAGGATTGTCCCGCCTACGCGGAGAATCATCTGCCCTGCTGGTGCGTGAGCGGAACGCTGTGCGAGCCTGTCATAGGGAAGGATTACTCTCAGAAAATAGAGTATTGCCGGACCTGCCCGGTCTACAAAAAATATTCGGGCGATGCCGTTCAGCAGCTGGCTGAAACATTCAATCTGCTGTCTCACGGGCTCAACGAAAAATTTAATGAGCTGCGGGAGAGCGCGGAAATGCACCGGCTTTTATTTGAAGTTTCCGGGGAAGCGATCATGACTCTTGAATCGCCGTCATGGAAGTTTACTTCCGGCAATCCGTCGGCCATAAAGTTATTCGGCGTGGAAGACGAGAAGATGTTCATCTCGTATGCCCCGTGGGAATATTCGCCGGAGTATCAGCCTGACGGGCAGCTGTCTATGGATAAAGCCAAGAAGATGATCAATAAGGCGCTGAAAGAAGGTTACAACTTTTTTGAGTGGACACATAAAAAACTGAACGGCCCCGATTTTTACGCCACCGTTTCGCTGACCAGGGCCATTGTGGGAGAGAGAATATTTTTACAGGCTGTGGTCAAAGATATCACCGAGAGGCGAAAGGCGCTTGACGCGCTTAAAGACAAAGAGAAAAAACTCCGCTACGCGCTTGAGGTAAAATCCAGATTTTCGGCTATGGTGTCCCACGAGATGAGGACGCCGCTGGCCGCTATAAAAGAGAGCCTGAACCTGATAAGCGCCGGCGTTGAGCTGACGGCCGAGCAGAAACAACTTATGCGCATAGCGGCCAGGAACGCAAACCGGCTGCACCGTCTGATAAGCGATGTCCTGGAATTCAGCCAGCTCGAAGCCGGACGTATAAAATTCAATTTCAGTAAAAACAGTTTATACAAAGCGCTGGAGGATGCGGAGGCCTCTTACAAGAGCGCGTATGCCGCGAAGGGCATTTATCTCAAAACGGATTTTTCCGGCGACCTTGGCGATTTTATTTACGACTATGATAAAATCATTGAAGTTGTTTTAAATCTGCTGGGGAACGCTTTGAAGTCGACGGCGGAAGGCGGCGTCGTCTTGAGCGCATCGGGGTTTTCCGAAGGCGGAAAACAAATGGCGAGGGTCTCCGTGAAGGATAGCGGCTGCGGTTTGAGGAAAAAAGATTTTGAAGTTATATTTGACCAGTATGTGAAGCAG
- a CDS encoding PhnD/SsuA/transferrin family substrate-binding protein — protein MRGIFSIAAAGILFCSGCAPEKEIPVKIDLSLVEDVSEGEKADSSLKFGLSSNFLYSETYSRYKALISYLSGRAGEKFEFVQRRTGAELIDLLENGGIALARIRVGDYLKLGKGSSVRILAAEARAGSPHYRALVIVPSDSPIREFGELRGKSFAFSDKDSLEGHHWPAYLIKLAGFDKKNFFSRVLWSGNYNHSILLVADDDVDGACVSSRALEDSPLKNKVRIIGESPLFFAPPIILAGKSMTPQMHDTVKASLLNMHRDGDGRAALRELKLSGFVPASDADYAFARKIAEAVK, from the coding sequence ATGAGGGGAATATTTTCTATCGCCGCCGCGGGCATTCTTTTTTGTTCGGGCTGCGCCCCTGAAAAAGAGATTCCCGTAAAAATAGACCTTTCCCTTGTTGAGGATGTTTCCGAAGGGGAAAAAGCGGATTCGTCACTCAAGTTCGGCCTGTCAAGCAATTTTTTGTATTCTGAAACGTATTCCCGCTATAAAGCCCTGATTTCTTATCTTTCAGGAAGGGCCGGCGAGAAGTTCGAATTTGTCCAGCGGCGTACCGGCGCTGAACTCATAGACCTTTTGGAAAATGGCGGGATAGCTCTGGCAAGAATAAGGGTCGGCGACTATCTTAAACTGGGGAAAGGCTCCAGCGTGCGGATACTGGCGGCTGAGGCCAGGGCAGGCAGCCCTCATTACAGGGCGCTTGTTATTGTTCCTTCGGACAGCCCCATCCGGGAATTCGGAGAACTCAGGGGGAAATCTTTTGCTTTTTCCGACAAGGATTCTCTGGAGGGGCATCACTGGCCAGCATATCTTATAAAGCTCGCCGGCTTTGACAAGAAGAATTTTTTTTCGCGCGTTTTATGGAGCGGAAATTACAACCATTCAATCCTCCTTGTCGCGGATGATGACGTGGACGGGGCCTGCGTTTCATCCCGCGCGCTGGAGGATTCCCCTCTGAAAAACAAAGTAAGGATCATAGGGGAATCCCCTCTTTTTTTCGCTCCGCCGATCATCCTGGCCGGCAAAAGCATGACGCCCCAGATGCACGATACCGTTAAGGCCTCTCTGCTTAATATGCATCGTGACGGTGACGGGCGAGCGGCGCTGCGTGAGCTTAAACTCAGCGGATTTGTTCCGGCCTCAGATGCGGATTATGCCTTCGCGCGGAAAATAGCGGAGGCCGTAAAATGA